The Synechococcus sp. HK05 region CATTCACGCCCTTGCGGAAACTCTTGAAGGCTGAAGGGTTGGGATTGCGCAGCCAAGAAAAGATCTCCGGGCTGAAGCAGGGGATCCCTTCATATTCCACCTTCGGCCCCAGATACAGGGTGTCGCCAATGGCGAACATGCCGGGGTTGTTCAGGCCGATCACATCACCGGGGTAGGCATCGTCCACCACCTCGCGGTCTTGGCCGAACAGCTTCTGGGGGCGCGAGAGGCGAATCGTCTTACCGGTGCGGGCATGCTGCACCGTCATGTCTTTTTCAAACTTGCCGCTGCACACCCTCACAAAGGCCACACGGTCACGGTGGCGGGGGTCCATGTTGGCCTGCAGTTTGAACACAAAGCCGCTGAAACCAGGCCGCACCGGCTCGATCTCACCAGCACTACTACTGCGGGGAATCGGCTTCTGCGCCAGCTCCAGGAAGGCATCGAGGAACGGGCGCACGCCGAAGTTGGTCATGGCCGAGCCGAAAAACACCGGGCTCAGCTCACCGGCATGCACCAGCTCGAGATCGAGCTCATTGCCGGCGGCCTCCAACAGCTCCAGCTCCTCCAGCGCTGCATCCAACAGCTCGGGCTCCACCGCACCGCTGCTGCGGGCCTCCTCCACGCTCAACACCTTCTCTTCGGAGGTGCGGCCGCGCTCGGCCCGCAAAAACAAGATCACCTCTTTGCTGCGGCGATCGATCACACCGCGGAAGCGATCGCCACTGCCGATCGGCCAGTTCACCGGCCAGCAGGCCAGGTCGAGCTCCTGCTCGATCTCATCGAGCAGCTCGAGGGGCTCGCGCCCCGGCCGATCCATCTTGTTGATGAAGGTGAAGATGGGGATGCGCCGCATGCGGCACACCTCAAACAACTTGCGGGTTTGCGGTTCGAGGCCCTTTGCCGCGTCTTCGAGCATCACCGCGTTATCGGCGGCGGCGAGGGTGCGGTAGGTGTCTTCGGAGAAGTCTTGGTGGCCGGGGGTATCGAGCAGGTTGATCGTGCTGCCGCTGTAGTCGAACTGCAACACCGTTGAGGTGATCGAGATGCCCCGCTGCTTCTCCAGCTCCATCCAGTCGG contains the following coding sequences:
- a CDS encoding peptide chain release factor 3, with the protein product MTSTTAPAATPELQALAEAVARRRNFAIISHPDAGKTTLTEKLLLYGGAIQQAGAVKAKGEQRKVTSDWMELEKQRGISITSTVLQFDYSGSTINLLDTPGHQDFSEDTYRTLAAADNAVMLEDAAKGLEPQTRKLFEVCRMRRIPIFTFINKMDRPGREPLELLDEIEQELDLACWPVNWPIGSGDRFRGVIDRRSKEVILFLRAERGRTSEEKVLSVEEARSSGAVEPELLDAALEELELLEAAGNELDLELVHAGELSPVFFGSAMTNFGVRPFLDAFLELAQKPIPRSSSAGEIEPVRPGFSGFVFKLQANMDPRHRDRVAFVRVCSGKFEKDMTVQHARTGKTIRLSRPQKLFGQDREVVDDAYPGDVIGLNNPGMFAIGDTLYLGPKVEYEGIPCFSPEIFSWLRNPNPSAFKSFRKGVNELREEGAVQILYDTDQSKRDPILAAVGQLQLEVVQYRLENEYGVQTRLEPLGFSVARWVVGGWPALEKVGRIFNCKTVRDAWDRPVLLFKNEWNLNQLGEDHPDLELSAVAPVVSGVEPIAL